From the genome of Bombus pascuorum chromosome 2, iyBomPasc1.1, whole genome shotgun sequence, one region includes:
- the LOC132904634 gene encoding KAT8 regulatory NSL complex subunit 1 isoform X1: MGVRTAHVKCRCGCVRTWEPLDVEAAALAVSVAVMAPALTEGGPQKPENLLPSLPAGGFLSPEQATELCQNREILAKFVVSANVQPSKIDEQCLHGISKDLIRDVINSKYANDLDSLSTFTHGSDLITKKALIKQDCEQLDITGSPAKKVTDTIMNDPSMGDQADNMGFLKSSADLPLVGSETIGDNKSLDVDQIMAFGTDITADNEQCNMSNVGDIGQNVEEILQVIKSIEGVENAENISTGSNEPAQSTVDGVEMFSMPEEGFPSFERDLLDVDVMSICNIADAVDQQKVNTLKLQQDIVAQKQHESERKCAFLLRRLRKLQARIIGRHVAEENTGVLELAHHGVKKYLFQELVNISSKSNVKNFPEISSSLSSFLQKIEKMCVAQSNSVNRQRLCCRYFGDGSRDNLSSTSGNNSNRQSVFGTPQVKVRGEEVESVAGPLASQLHIVESNLDSDCTASSSGGESCDEMQSFNNPHQQRISISKRAAWRYAQDRAGVAARWTWLQAQISDLEYRIRQHNELQRHIRANKGLVILDNAETVNGYSGVLPGSTGRYNSPEGELPASRTRPFVWSFYRKRKLLQLDKLHEVSKRAAKASTVRCNCDRVLPPCALCTGRLDPMQPQEPIEQMSVQERVALVDPSFHPVLSFPDEITQGTHLDAIMKTVEWQQKMLRGNLRITRLKDKDTNERRNKKLPGHRAKYAARLKKSSSSILTARIKKKMLKGKRNRLGHDRSVHGLSRKRVQKLTTEDDDDISALSSSSKHSSPVPSPLHHTIASTTEKNIVKEKNSHGRLRQNSYDIDNIVIPYSVAASTRLEKLQYKEILTPKWRLCEEPSKLDIKNGVMHRPSQDSDFEDMSDETIALRHERSEREENKRFMTYMNMPHQSRIRHNRRTDSRADSGANTPDPMSPHASDFGGDMMSPITSPPATPHVQESEHQHNSDNLHRSSALQNALRRRTAPMLRVGKDDTGASVNEDENEILPYEPRIFPLSEEVYDKMLEVMPDGHWQASSASLCSRDEEKADDDGEMDSPESDSTESACCDVEGEDPNDPEWTVADDRDTEKERIRPTAKR, from the exons ATGGGAGTGAGAACAGCACATGTGAAGTGTAGGTGTGGGTGCGTACGCACGTGGGAGCCTCTGGATGTCGAGGCCGCAGCACTGGCAGTGTCAGTGGCAGTGATGGCCCCTGCTCTGACGGAAGGTGGTCCTCAAAAGCCTGAAAATTTGCTCCCTTCCCTTCCAGCTGGTGGATTTCTTTCCCCAGAGCAGGCTACAGAGTTGTGCCAGAATCGTGAAATTCTGGCGAAATTTGTTGTTTCTGCAAACGTCCAACCATCAAAGATTGATGAACAGTGCTTACATGGTATATCCAAAGACCTCATTCGTGATGTCATCAACTCGAAATATGCCAATGATCTTGATAGTTTGTCTACATTTACGCACGGATCTGACTTGATTACAAAGAAGGCATTGATAAAACAGGACTGTGAACAACTGGACATTACGGGCAGTCCTGCGAAAAAGGTGACTGATACTATAATGAACGACCCATCTATGGGTGATCAAGCGGACAATATGGGTTTCTTGAAATCAAGCGCAGATTTGCCTTTGGTGGGCTCAGAAACAATAGGAGATAATAAAAGTCTGGATGTGGATCAAATAATGGCCTTTGGTACAGATATAACTGCGGATAATGAACAATGTAACATGAGCAATGTTGGTGATATTGGACAGAATGTTGAGGAGATTTTACAAGTTATTAAATCTATTGAAGGCGTGGAGAATGCAGAAAATATATCTACAGGTAGTAATGAACCAGCGCAAAGCACTGTGGATGGAGTCGAAATGTTTTCTATGCCTGAAGAAGGATTTCCTTCCTTTGAAAGAGATTTACTTGATGTTGATGTTATGAGTATTTGCAATATTGCTGATGCAGTGGACCAACAGAAAGTCAATACCTTAAAGTTACAGCAAGATATTGTTGCCCAAAAACAACACGAAAGTGAAAGGAAATGtgcatttttattaagaaGACTGAGGAAGCTTCAAGCAAGAATAATAGGCAGGCATGTTGCTGAAGAAAACACTGGAGTTCTTGAGCTTGCTCATCATGGagtgaaaaaatatctttttcaagaATTGGTTAATATCAGTTCTAAGTCTAATGTTAAAAACTTTCCTGAGATTAGTAGTAGTTTGAGTTcatttttgcaaaaaattgagaaaatgtGTGTTGCCCAGAGCAATAGTGTGAATCGTCAGCGATTGTGTTGCCGTTATTTTGGTGATGGATCGCGTGACAATTTGAGTAGTACTTCTGGTAATAATAGCAACCGTCAGTCAGTGTTTGGTACACCTCAAGTTAAAGTTAGAGGCGAAGAAGTAGAAAGTGTGGCAGGACCTTTAGCCTCGCAATTACATATTGTGGAATCTAATCTTGACTCTGATTGTACTGCATCAAGTAGTGGTGGAGAAAGTTGTGATGAAATGCAGTCATTTAACAATCCACATCAACAAAGAATATCTAT ATCAAAACGAGCAGCATGGAGGTATGCTCAAGATCGTGCAGGTGTAGCAGCAAGATGGACGTGGCTGCAAGCACAAATATCGGACTTGGAATACAGGATTAGACAGCATAATGAATTGCAACGGCATATAAGAGCTAACAAGGGTTTAGTGATACTTGATAATGCAGAAACAGTGAATGGGTATAGTGGTGTTTTACCGGGTTCTACAGGTCGTTATAATTCACCAGAAGGTGAATTACCTGCTAGTAGAACTCGGCCGTTTGTCTGGAGTTTTTACAGGAAGAGGAAATTATTACAACTAGATAAGTTACATGAAGTCTCAAAACGTGCTGCAAAAGCATCAACTGTAAGATGCAATTGCGATCGTGTATTACCACCATGTGCTTTATGCACTGGAAGATTAGATCCAATGCAACCGCAAGAACCAATTGAACAAATGTCTGTACAAGAAAGGGTTGCACTTGTGGATCCTAGTTTTCATCCTGTTTTGTCATTTCCTgatg AAATCACACAGGGAACTCATCTTGATGCAATCATGAAAACAGTGGAATGGCaacaaaaaatgttaaggGGAAATTTACGGATCACACGtttaaaagataaagataCCAATGAAAGGAGAAATAAGAAACTTCCAGGGCACAGGGCAAAATATGCAGCTCGGTTAAAAAAATCATCCTCGAGTATTCTTACCGCAA gaattaagaagaaaatgctaaaaggaaagagaaacagGCTTGGTCATGATAGAAGCGTTCATGGTTTAAGTAGGAAGAGGGTACAGAAACTGACAACTGAAGATGATGATGATATTAGTGCACTTTCCAGCTCTAGTAAGCATTCATCTCCAGTGCCTTCTCCTTTACATCACACTATTGCTTCTACTACAGAGAAGAACATagttaaagaaaagaattctCATGG ACGATTGAGGCAAAACTCGTACGATATTGATAATATAGTTATACCATATAGCGTAGCTGCTTCAACTAGGCTTGAAAAGTTAcaatacaaagaaatattaacaCCAAA GTGGAGGTTATGCGAAGAGCCTTCAAAGTTGGATATTAAAAATGGTGTTATGCATAGGCCTAGTCAAGACAGTGAT TTCGAAGATATGTCAGACGAAACTATAGCTTTAAGACATGAACGAAGCGAACGAGAAGAAAACAAACGTTTTATGACATATATGAATATGCCACATCAGTCTCGTATTCGACATAATCGTAGGACAGATAGTCGGGCAGATAGTGGTGCGAATACACCAG ATCCTATGTCTCCGCACGCAAGTGATTTTGGTGGAGACATGATGTCACCAATTACGTCACCTCCTGCAACTCCACACGTTCAAGAATCAGAACATCAACATAACTCTGATAACTTGCATCGATCATCTGCTTTGCAAAATGCTTTACGGCGTCGTACTGCGCCTATGTTAAGAGTAGGGAAAGACGACACTGGTGCTTCGGTAAATGAAGATGAAAATGAG ATTTTGCCGTATGAACCAAGGATATTTCCATTATCCGAAGAAGTATATGACAAAATGCTGGAAGTGATGCCAGACGGGCATTGGCAAGCTTCTTCAGCATCTCTTTGTTCCCGCGATGAAGAAAAAGCGGACGAT GATGGGGAAATGGATTCTCCAGAATCAGATTCGACAGAATCAGCTTGTTGTGACGTAGAGGGTGAGGATCCCAATGATCCTGAATGGACAGTAGCTGACGATAGGGATActgaaaaggaaagaatacgTCCAACGGCTAAAAGATAG
- the LOC132904634 gene encoding KAT8 regulatory NSL complex subunit 1 isoform X2, whose protein sequence is MGVRTAHVKCRCGCVRTWEPLDVEAAALAVSVAVMAPALTEGGPQKPENLLPSLPAGGFLSPEQATELCQNREILAKFVVSANVQPSKIDEQCLHGISKDLIRDVINSKYANDLDSLSTFTHGSDLITKKALIKQDCEQLDITGSPAKKVTDTIMNDPSMGDQADNMGFLKSSADLPLVGSETIGDNKSLDVDQIMAFGTDITADNEQCNMSNVGDIGQNVEEILQVIKSIEGVENAENISTGSNEPAQSTVDGVEMFSMPEEGFPSFERDLLDVDVMSICNIADAVDQQKVNTLKLQQDIVAQKQHESERKCAFLLRRLRKLQARIIGRHVAEENTGVLELAHHGVKKYLFQELVNISSKSNVKNFPEISSSLSSFLQKIEKMCVAQSNSVNRQRLCCRYFGDGSRDNLSSTSGNNSNRQSVFGTPQVKVRGEEVESVAGPLASQLHIVESNLDSDCTASSSGGESCDEMQSFNNPHQQRISISKRAAWRYAQDRAGVAARWTWLQAQISDLEYRIRQHNELQRHIRANKGLVILDNAETVNGYSGVLPGSTGRYNSPEGELPASRTRPFVWSFYRKRKLLQLDKLHEVSKRAAKASTVRCNCDRVLPPCALCTGRLDPMQPQEPIEQMSVQERVALVDPSFHPVLSFPDEITQGTHLDAIMKTVEWQQKMLRGNLRITRLKDKDTNERRNKKLPGHRAKYAARLKKSSSSILTARIKKKMLKGKRNRLGHDRSVHGLSRKRVQKLTTEDDDDISALSSSSKHSSPVPSPLHHTIASTTEKNIVKEKNSHGRLRQNSYDIDNIVIPYSVAASTRLEKLQYKEILTPKWRLCEEPSKLDIKNGVMHRPSQDSDFEDMSDETIALRHERSEREENKRFMTYMNMPHQSRIRHNRRTDSRADSGANTPDPMSPHASDFGGDMMSPITSPPATPHVQESEHQHNSDNLHRSSALQNALRRRTAPMLRVGKDDTGASVNEDENEILPYEPRIFPLSEEVYDKMLEVMPDGHWQASSASLCSRDEEKADDMLIFRF, encoded by the exons ATGGGAGTGAGAACAGCACATGTGAAGTGTAGGTGTGGGTGCGTACGCACGTGGGAGCCTCTGGATGTCGAGGCCGCAGCACTGGCAGTGTCAGTGGCAGTGATGGCCCCTGCTCTGACGGAAGGTGGTCCTCAAAAGCCTGAAAATTTGCTCCCTTCCCTTCCAGCTGGTGGATTTCTTTCCCCAGAGCAGGCTACAGAGTTGTGCCAGAATCGTGAAATTCTGGCGAAATTTGTTGTTTCTGCAAACGTCCAACCATCAAAGATTGATGAACAGTGCTTACATGGTATATCCAAAGACCTCATTCGTGATGTCATCAACTCGAAATATGCCAATGATCTTGATAGTTTGTCTACATTTACGCACGGATCTGACTTGATTACAAAGAAGGCATTGATAAAACAGGACTGTGAACAACTGGACATTACGGGCAGTCCTGCGAAAAAGGTGACTGATACTATAATGAACGACCCATCTATGGGTGATCAAGCGGACAATATGGGTTTCTTGAAATCAAGCGCAGATTTGCCTTTGGTGGGCTCAGAAACAATAGGAGATAATAAAAGTCTGGATGTGGATCAAATAATGGCCTTTGGTACAGATATAACTGCGGATAATGAACAATGTAACATGAGCAATGTTGGTGATATTGGACAGAATGTTGAGGAGATTTTACAAGTTATTAAATCTATTGAAGGCGTGGAGAATGCAGAAAATATATCTACAGGTAGTAATGAACCAGCGCAAAGCACTGTGGATGGAGTCGAAATGTTTTCTATGCCTGAAGAAGGATTTCCTTCCTTTGAAAGAGATTTACTTGATGTTGATGTTATGAGTATTTGCAATATTGCTGATGCAGTGGACCAACAGAAAGTCAATACCTTAAAGTTACAGCAAGATATTGTTGCCCAAAAACAACACGAAAGTGAAAGGAAATGtgcatttttattaagaaGACTGAGGAAGCTTCAAGCAAGAATAATAGGCAGGCATGTTGCTGAAGAAAACACTGGAGTTCTTGAGCTTGCTCATCATGGagtgaaaaaatatctttttcaagaATTGGTTAATATCAGTTCTAAGTCTAATGTTAAAAACTTTCCTGAGATTAGTAGTAGTTTGAGTTcatttttgcaaaaaattgagaaaatgtGTGTTGCCCAGAGCAATAGTGTGAATCGTCAGCGATTGTGTTGCCGTTATTTTGGTGATGGATCGCGTGACAATTTGAGTAGTACTTCTGGTAATAATAGCAACCGTCAGTCAGTGTTTGGTACACCTCAAGTTAAAGTTAGAGGCGAAGAAGTAGAAAGTGTGGCAGGACCTTTAGCCTCGCAATTACATATTGTGGAATCTAATCTTGACTCTGATTGTACTGCATCAAGTAGTGGTGGAGAAAGTTGTGATGAAATGCAGTCATTTAACAATCCACATCAACAAAGAATATCTAT ATCAAAACGAGCAGCATGGAGGTATGCTCAAGATCGTGCAGGTGTAGCAGCAAGATGGACGTGGCTGCAAGCACAAATATCGGACTTGGAATACAGGATTAGACAGCATAATGAATTGCAACGGCATATAAGAGCTAACAAGGGTTTAGTGATACTTGATAATGCAGAAACAGTGAATGGGTATAGTGGTGTTTTACCGGGTTCTACAGGTCGTTATAATTCACCAGAAGGTGAATTACCTGCTAGTAGAACTCGGCCGTTTGTCTGGAGTTTTTACAGGAAGAGGAAATTATTACAACTAGATAAGTTACATGAAGTCTCAAAACGTGCTGCAAAAGCATCAACTGTAAGATGCAATTGCGATCGTGTATTACCACCATGTGCTTTATGCACTGGAAGATTAGATCCAATGCAACCGCAAGAACCAATTGAACAAATGTCTGTACAAGAAAGGGTTGCACTTGTGGATCCTAGTTTTCATCCTGTTTTGTCATTTCCTgatg AAATCACACAGGGAACTCATCTTGATGCAATCATGAAAACAGTGGAATGGCaacaaaaaatgttaaggGGAAATTTACGGATCACACGtttaaaagataaagataCCAATGAAAGGAGAAATAAGAAACTTCCAGGGCACAGGGCAAAATATGCAGCTCGGTTAAAAAAATCATCCTCGAGTATTCTTACCGCAA gaattaagaagaaaatgctaaaaggaaagagaaacagGCTTGGTCATGATAGAAGCGTTCATGGTTTAAGTAGGAAGAGGGTACAGAAACTGACAACTGAAGATGATGATGATATTAGTGCACTTTCCAGCTCTAGTAAGCATTCATCTCCAGTGCCTTCTCCTTTACATCACACTATTGCTTCTACTACAGAGAAGAACATagttaaagaaaagaattctCATGG ACGATTGAGGCAAAACTCGTACGATATTGATAATATAGTTATACCATATAGCGTAGCTGCTTCAACTAGGCTTGAAAAGTTAcaatacaaagaaatattaacaCCAAA GTGGAGGTTATGCGAAGAGCCTTCAAAGTTGGATATTAAAAATGGTGTTATGCATAGGCCTAGTCAAGACAGTGAT TTCGAAGATATGTCAGACGAAACTATAGCTTTAAGACATGAACGAAGCGAACGAGAAGAAAACAAACGTTTTATGACATATATGAATATGCCACATCAGTCTCGTATTCGACATAATCGTAGGACAGATAGTCGGGCAGATAGTGGTGCGAATACACCAG ATCCTATGTCTCCGCACGCAAGTGATTTTGGTGGAGACATGATGTCACCAATTACGTCACCTCCTGCAACTCCACACGTTCAAGAATCAGAACATCAACATAACTCTGATAACTTGCATCGATCATCTGCTTTGCAAAATGCTTTACGGCGTCGTACTGCGCCTATGTTAAGAGTAGGGAAAGACGACACTGGTGCTTCGGTAAATGAAGATGAAAATGAG ATTTTGCCGTATGAACCAAGGATATTTCCATTATCCGAAGAAGTATATGACAAAATGCTGGAAGTGATGCCAGACGGGCATTGGCAAGCTTCTTCAGCATCTCTTTGTTCCCGCGATGAAGAAAAAGCGGACGAT ATgttaatatttcgtttctag
- the LOC132904646 gene encoding DNA polymerase delta subunit 2-like, producing MVHKTKKECNDLFAKPGKEKPEVFEREQADYNDLSKKFVNMKNDYSKQYAHIYSARLAELRDVLIPRVKAKWGNVPIVKLADLENLENQQCIIIGTLYKHQQWKPSILRELSEEHQFNVSCSKPNYCSEKDQPFLEDEMLRIKLVGEQVDLKQIVTGVVCAVLGNENSDGAFTVKDWCFPGCAPKESLKECISQKKLVIVSGLNLSNNCDSLGMSLFMEWLCGMAGNIAVQKDNTSIVRLIIAGNTIKSNDTSQAATDIAKGLGEAIKSVDTFLSNLATCCSITLMPGEHDPTNVMLPQKPFHPCLLPKSSRLESFKSTTNPWISKIEGRIIAGTSGQSIQDIIKVAGETGISALEWLEKTLLWRHMCPTAPDTLLACPYYKKDLFIMETCPDIYFVGNTDKFETKLWKGDENQIVRLISVPRFDTSQTAVIVNLENLDTQYISFSNI from the exons ATGGTTCataaaactaaaaaagaaTGTAATGATTTATTTGCGAAGCCGGGGAAAGAGAAGCCAGAAGTATTTGAAAGGGAACAAGCTGATTACAATGATCTTTCGAAAAAGTTTGTAAACATGAAAAATGACTATTCTAAACAGTATGCGCACATATACTCTGCTAGACTCGCCGAATTAAGGGATGTTCTAATTCCGCGTGTTAAAGCTAAATGGG GAAATGTTCCGATTGTCAAATTGGccgatttagaaaatttagaaaaccAACAGTGCATAATAATCGGTACGTTGTATAAACACCAACAATGGAAACCATCAATTTTGAGGGAACTTAGTGAAGAACATCAGTTTAATGTTTCCTGTTCTAAACCAAATTATTGCTCAGAGAAAGATCAACCATTTCTGGAAGATGAAATGTTGCGAATTAAATTAGTAGGCGAGCAAGTTgatttaaaacaaattgttaCTGGAGTTGTTTGTGCTGTATTAGGCAATGAAAATAGTGATGGCGCATTTAcg GTAAAGGATTGGTGTTTTCCTGGATGTGCACCGAAAGAATCTTTAAAAGAATGCATATCACAAAAGAAGCTGGTGATAGTATCTGgattaaatttatctaataATTGTGACAGTTTAGGAATGTCCCTTTTTATGGAATGGTTATGTGGAATGGCTGGTAATATAGCAGTACAAAAGGATAATACTTCTATTGTTCGACTCATTATAGCAG GTAATACCATAAAAAGTAATGATACTTCACAGGCCGCAACAGACATAGCTAAAGGACTTGGAGAAGCAATAAAATCTGTAGATACATTCTTAAGTAATTTAGCAACATGTTGTTCTATTACTTTAATGCCAGGAGAACATGATCCCACTAATGTTATGTTGCCTCAAAAACCATTTCATCCTTGTTTACTACCTAAATCATCTAG ACTTGAAAGCTTTAAAAGTACCACAAATCCATGGATTAGTAAAATTGAAGGACGAATAATAGCTGGTACTAGTGGTCAATCGATTCAAGATATCATTAAAGTAGCAGGTGAAACTGGTATTTCGGCTCTTGAATGGCTAGAAAAGACCTTATTATGGAGACATATGTGTCCAACTGCTCCAGACACGCTATTAGCTTGCCCATACTACAAGAAAGATTTGTTTATTATGGAAACATGTCcagatatatatttcgtgGGAAATACAgacaaatttgaaacgaaattgTGGAAAG gtGATGAAAATCAAATTGTTAGATTAATATCTGTTCCACGTTTTGATACGAGTCAGACTGctgtaatagtaaatttggAGAATTTAGATACCCAATATATTTCCtttagtaatatttaa